From Halanaeroarchaeum sulfurireducens, a single genomic window includes:
- a CDS encoding ABC transporter ATP-binding protein, with product MITVETVEKRYGDVRAVRDIDFSVDSGEVFGLVGPNGAGKTSTLKMIVGLVEPTAGHITVNGLDPSDTGMRETLGYLPEESPLYDEMTPRSYLRFFADLYGVPRPTADERIARALDRLELDVRDRPVGDFSKGMKRKVAIARSLVNDPDVLVYDEPASGLDPATTHTVVEFTRELAEAGKTVLFSAHDLYHVESVCDRVAIVRDGEIAAKGAIEEIRNRHGTVEYRVFTDVPLEATTAVGDRWVTSVSSMDAVDRLRERANEAGGSVVDIRTRESSLEELFLEVTADGDE from the coding sequence ATGATTACGGTCGAGACGGTGGAGAAACGATACGGCGACGTTCGGGCAGTCCGGGATATCGATTTCTCCGTCGACTCGGGCGAGGTCTTCGGACTGGTGGGTCCGAACGGGGCGGGCAAGACGTCGACGTTGAAAATGATCGTGGGGCTGGTCGAACCGACGGCGGGCCACATCACCGTGAACGGCCTCGACCCGTCCGACACGGGGATGCGCGAGACACTCGGGTACCTGCCCGAGGAGTCGCCACTGTACGACGAGATGACGCCGCGAAGCTACCTTCGCTTTTTCGCCGACCTCTACGGCGTACCACGCCCGACTGCCGACGAGCGAATCGCGCGAGCCCTCGACAGACTCGAGCTGGACGTCCGGGACCGTCCCGTCGGCGACTTCTCGAAGGGAATGAAACGGAAGGTCGCCATCGCCCGCTCGCTCGTCAACGATCCCGACGTGCTCGTCTACGACGAACCGGCGAGCGGCCTCGATCCGGCGACCACGCATACCGTCGTCGAGTTCACCCGGGAACTGGCCGAGGCAGGAAAGACCGTCCTGTTCAGCGCACACGACCTCTATCACGTCGAGAGCGTCTGTGATCGCGTCGCGATCGTGCGAGACGGGGAGATTGCGGCGAAAGGGGCCATCGAGGAGATCCGGAACCGACACGGGACCGTCGAGTATCGTGTCTTCACCGACGTCCCGCTGGAGGCCACGACGGCCGTCGGCGATCGCTGGGTGACGTCGGTCTCGTCGATGGACGCCGTCGATCGTCTCCGTGAGCGCGCGAACGAGGCTGGCGGTTCAGTCGTCGACATTCGGACACGGGAGTCCAGCCTCGAAGAGCTGTTCCTCGAAGTGACCGCGGACGGTGACGAATGA
- a CDS encoding uracil-DNA glycosylase family protein — protein MKIRTDRVRNPFGMSPPCERFVPGYGDANADVHVIGDHPGRHGGIRTGVPFTESVAGERMQACLEGVGLLTEPGDAPTLDNLFFSYLHPCVPDDSPTAESYAEMEPFFDAELRAITAHVLVPVGERPVRHVLETFTTQSVDDLSVSEVHATEISSGAWLVVPVREPAAWESGDRDQLVTALEAVLGRDYTRQSDLGRFLTDSGRYLVR, from the coding sequence GTGAAAATCCGCACTGACCGGGTGAGAAATCCGTTCGGCATGTCCCCGCCTTGCGAACGGTTCGTCCCGGGCTATGGAGATGCCAATGCCGACGTGCACGTAATCGGCGACCATCCAGGCCGTCACGGCGGCATTCGGACCGGCGTTCCGTTTACGGAGTCGGTCGCGGGCGAGCGGATGCAGGCGTGTCTCGAGGGGGTCGGACTGCTCACTGAGCCAGGCGACGCTCCGACCCTGGATAACCTGTTTTTCTCCTATCTCCACCCCTGCGTTCCCGATGACTCCCCGACAGCGGAGTCCTACGCAGAGATGGAACCGTTTTTCGATGCCGAACTGCGGGCGATCACCGCACACGTCCTCGTGCCGGTCGGGGAGCGCCCGGTCCGTCACGTTCTCGAGACGTTTACCACGCAGTCGGTGGACGATCTCTCCGTCAGTGAGGTTCACGCGACGGAGATCTCGAGTGGCGCCTGGCTCGTCGTTCCCGTCCGCGAGCCAGCAGCGTGGGAGTCGGGGGATCGGGACCAGCTCGTGACGGCCCTCGAGGCGGTATTGGGCCGCGACTATACCCGACAGAGCGATCTGGGCCGATTCCTCACCGATTCAGGCCGCTATCTCGTGCGATAA
- a CDS encoding helix-turn-helix transcriptional regulator has translation MTQSDNSVRDLPPSGKLVLKVLEYNGGLTQKQIVEKSRLSQRTVRDALDRLQDGGVVEKNIYIPDARQNLYTLTVDSEAPVEAAPSLD, from the coding sequence ATGACGCAATCCGACAACAGCGTTCGAGACTTGCCCCCGAGTGGAAAGTTGGTCCTGAAGGTTCTGGAGTACAACGGGGGCCTCACGCAAAAGCAGATCGTCGAGAAGTCGCGGCTCTCCCAGCGGACCGTTCGCGACGCCCTGGATCGCCTGCAAGACGGGGGCGTCGTCGAGAAGAACATCTACATCCCCGACGCCCGGCAGAACCTCTACACGCTCACCGTCGACTCCGAGGCGCCGGTCGAAGCGGCGCCGTCCCTCGACTGA
- a CDS encoding EamA family transporter: MGYLRWSLIALFAYSLVAPLMKIATEEIPTNVAVMVSNTMLVLAAAALIVTTDESVMAYLTHPRAPYLYVAGIALAVGILAYYKALALGPVSVVTPIFGMFLALSSLVGFLVLGESVTARKGLGLLFAVAAVYLSAGQ; the protein is encoded by the coding sequence ATGGGATATCTCCGCTGGTCGCTGATCGCTCTGTTCGCTTACAGTCTCGTCGCGCCACTGATGAAAATCGCCACCGAGGAGATCCCGACGAACGTGGCCGTAATGGTCTCCAACACGATGCTCGTGCTTGCGGCGGCCGCCCTGATCGTGACGACGGACGAGTCGGTGATGGCGTATCTTACCCACCCGCGCGCGCCGTACCTCTACGTGGCCGGGATCGCGCTCGCTGTCGGTATCCTCGCGTACTACAAGGCACTGGCGCTGGGTCCGGTGAGCGTCGTCACGCCGATTTTCGGCATGTTCCTCGCCCTGAGCTCGCTCGTGGGATTTCTCGTCCTCGGGGAGTCGGTCACCGCCAGAAAGGGTCTCGGCTTGCTGTTCGCTGTCGCGGCGGTCTATCTTTCCGCCGGTCAGTGA
- a CDS encoding aldo/keto reductase: MEYTTLGDTGMTVSKIGLGCMSFGSPDWRPWVLDEEESMPIIERAIELGINFFDTANMYSRGESERILGKALEGHREESVVATKAYFQMDEANPHSGGLSRKAIEQELDHSLERLGMDTIDLYQTHRWDADTPIETTLRALGDAVDRGKIRHIGASSMWTHQFAESLAVADREGLPRFETMQNHYNLVYREEEREMLPYTQRQDVAVIPWSPLARGYLARPHEDVDATKRGETEEHLYDHPYREGGGPAVNERVQELAAEKGVTMAQIALAWLFHKDWVDAPIVGTTSVEHLEQAVEALDIDLSRSDMAYLEEPYEPVPVSGHD; encoded by the coding sequence ATGGAGTACACCACCCTGGGAGACACCGGAATGACCGTCAGCAAGATCGGACTGGGCTGTATGAGCTTCGGGTCCCCCGACTGGCGACCGTGGGTCCTCGACGAGGAGGAGTCAATGCCGATCATCGAACGCGCCATCGAGCTGGGGATCAACTTCTTCGATACGGCCAATATGTATTCCCGGGGCGAGTCCGAGCGTATCCTCGGGAAGGCCCTCGAAGGCCACCGCGAGGAAAGCGTCGTCGCGACCAAGGCGTACTTCCAGATGGACGAGGCCAACCCCCACTCGGGCGGCCTGTCCCGGAAGGCCATCGAGCAGGAACTCGATCACAGTCTGGAGCGGTTGGGCATGGACACCATCGACCTCTACCAGACCCACCGCTGGGACGCGGACACGCCCATCGAGACCACGCTCCGAGCGCTCGGCGACGCGGTCGACCGGGGGAAAATCAGACATATCGGCGCGAGTTCGATGTGGACCCATCAGTTCGCGGAGTCACTCGCTGTGGCCGATCGCGAGGGGTTGCCGCGATTCGAGACGATGCAAAACCACTACAACCTGGTGTATCGCGAGGAGGAACGCGAAATGCTGCCGTACACACAGCGCCAGGACGTTGCAGTGATCCCGTGGTCGCCGCTGGCCAGGGGGTATCTGGCCCGTCCCCACGAGGACGTCGACGCGACAAAACGCGGTGAAACGGAAGAACACCTCTACGATCACCCCTATCGGGAGGGCGGTGGCCCCGCCGTGAACGAACGGGTCCAGGAACTGGCTGCAGAGAAGGGCGTCACGATGGCCCAGATCGCCCTGGCGTGGCTGTTCCACAAGGACTGGGTCGACGCACCGATCGTCGGGACGACGAGCGTCGAGCATCTCGAACAGGCCGTCGAGGCCCTCGACATCGACCTCTCCCGGAGTGACATGGCCTACCTCGAAGAACCGTACGAACCGGTGCCAGTCTCCGGACACGATTAA
- a CDS encoding RAD55 family ATPase, whose protein sequence is MSANSERMMYDLDAVLPSSLVSEVAAGTNLLVSGPSMAGKRRLILRMLAQGASVNEGGAIVTTNDPASAVLKEYRELRDPDEDYLQLIDCVGSQGGGEHENVRSVGSPGDLTGIGIEFSEIAREANEADIQRFRIGFDSITPLVMYVDLQRLFRFLHVFTSQIQSNDWLGIFAIDPSSHEEQAVNTISQLFDGIVDVRLPEEGGREVRVRGITSSPTEWVFLD, encoded by the coding sequence ATGTCGGCGAACTCTGAACGAATGATGTACGATCTCGACGCCGTTCTGCCGTCGTCACTGGTCAGCGAAGTGGCGGCAGGGACGAATCTTTTGGTGAGCGGACCGTCGATGGCGGGCAAGCGTCGACTCATCCTTCGCATGCTCGCCCAGGGTGCATCGGTGAACGAAGGGGGCGCTATCGTCACCACGAATGACCCCGCTTCGGCCGTCCTCAAGGAGTACCGGGAGTTGCGGGATCCTGATGAGGACTATCTTCAACTGATCGACTGCGTCGGCTCTCAGGGTGGAGGGGAACACGAGAACGTTCGATCGGTCGGTTCGCCGGGCGACCTCACCGGTATCGGTATCGAGTTCTCGGAGATCGCCAGAGAGGCCAACGAGGCCGACATCCAGCGATTTCGCATCGGCTTCGACTCGATAACGCCCCTCGTGATGTACGTCGACCTCCAGCGCCTGTTCAGATTCCTGCACGTATTCACGAGCCAGATTCAATCAAACGACTGGCTGGGCATCTTCGCCATCGATCCGAGTTCGCACGAAGAGCAGGCAGTGAACACGATCAGCCAGCTCTTCGACGGCATCGTCGATGTCCGCCTTCCGGAGGAGGGTGGCCGAGAAGTTCGGGTCCGTGGTATCACGTCCTCGCCGACCGAATGGGTTTTCCTCGATTGA
- a CDS encoding ABC transporter permease: MRRRLHVARRTIGSLRSEKTILLAIAIQLFVAAFSSFMVVGLVSLSDPGATQGAYSVDVAVSGDVSDDLVSVVEDGDARTAHTFETREAGLDALANGRVDGVLHAETVGGGRVVVEAVAPEGDFETTLIVVQLKDALATFERHQRGSLSHRLETRPVPVPNVPQSNPYFEFTYTVLIPVLVVLPAFISGSITADSLAEEIERGTLELLRVAPVTAAEIVDGKALAMIVIAPAQAALWLGLLALNGTAVANPGTILLVVTAFATAFVTLGAGLAALVRRRSEAQLLYSFAALALFAVTMFAPENPPAVIAKLAVGTETAITVATVIAGLLFAGLGYWTLRTLLDRGDHLG; encoded by the coding sequence TTGCGTAGACGGCTGCACGTCGCACGACGGACGATCGGGTCGCTGCGCTCGGAGAAGACCATTCTCCTCGCGATCGCGATTCAGTTGTTCGTCGCCGCCTTCTCGTCGTTCATGGTGGTCGGGCTGGTCTCGCTCTCCGATCCAGGCGCGACCCAGGGCGCGTACTCCGTGGACGTGGCCGTCAGCGGCGACGTGAGCGACGATCTCGTGTCCGTCGTCGAGGACGGCGATGCGCGCACCGCTCACACGTTCGAGACGCGCGAAGCGGGACTCGACGCCCTCGCGAACGGCCGGGTCGACGGCGTGCTTCACGCGGAAACGGTCGGCGGTGGCCGGGTGGTCGTCGAGGCCGTCGCACCGGAGGGTGATTTCGAAACGACACTGATCGTCGTTCAGTTGAAAGACGCGCTCGCCACGTTCGAACGCCACCAGCGTGGGTCGCTGTCTCACCGCCTCGAAACGCGACCAGTCCCGGTTCCGAACGTCCCGCAGTCCAATCCCTACTTCGAGTTCACGTACACCGTGTTGATCCCCGTGCTGGTCGTCCTCCCGGCGTTCATCAGTGGTAGTATCACTGCAGACTCCCTTGCCGAGGAGATCGAGCGTGGGACGCTGGAACTGTTGCGCGTCGCGCCGGTCACTGCGGCGGAAATCGTCGATGGAAAGGCGCTGGCGATGATCGTCATCGCACCGGCGCAGGCAGCGCTCTGGCTCGGCCTGCTGGCCCTCAACGGCACGGCCGTCGCCAATCCTGGCACGATTCTTCTGGTGGTGACGGCCTTCGCAACCGCGTTCGTCACGCTGGGGGCCGGCCTGGCCGCGCTCGTTCGCAGACGGTCGGAGGCTCAACTGCTGTACTCGTTCGCAGCGCTCGCCCTCTTCGCCGTGACCATGTTCGCCCCCGAAAATCCGCCGGCGGTCATCGCGAAGCTGGCCGTCGGCACCGAAACGGCGATAACGGTCGCGACGGTCATCGCGGGCCTCCTGTTCGCCGGTCTCGGCTACTGGACGCTCCGGACGCTGCTGGATCGTGGCGACCATCTCGGGTAG
- a CDS encoding ABC transporter permease family protein, which translates to MRPRRALRIGRLEVSKATSGMDRSAAVAILVVLAAIGGMVPMLVETNPAPSEDLYRIGVDSGSPYYPAVQDAPELRAVPTDDGAFQTSEVEVRIVGETLSVRDTEAGRAAARAVREAVVSYNERLMRTESDQAAAFPVLVTLRYVPRDVPSVALADAATGDRTDTVSEGTTDTASTTATDSTDGGVADSETTGAPESRATATAPQDEGGFGPFDGLLGSQQTGTPTSISPPFPLRSLLLAFVFLLPFNVVIQAYGSSVFAERIGRRGEPLLVSPATRGDIIVGKTLPYLVGAIGITAVIAAAVGGGVRTVAAIVPLAGLFLGATFVAGMLARSYKELTFLTVTISVVLTAYAFVPAVFSQIHPIAAISPLSVVVNDLESVPFAPGAFALSTLPVTLATAVLFVFGAGMLQEEHMFTRRALPAKILDAMAAPLGAPWTVGLWTALYIPFVFVVELFVVASLFVLPASKSIPVLLAAIAVVEELAKSLHVFAGFERGRFADTGRVAITLGVLSGVGFFIAEKVMAITQLVGLPELEVGRAAFGPTLGGLSPGLLLLAPLALHVGTATLSAIGAARSRRAYLLGLTAAIVVHVGYNLTVVRLLA; encoded by the coding sequence ATGAGACCGCGACGTGCCCTTCGGATCGGACGCCTCGAGGTCTCGAAAGCGACGAGTGGGATGGACCGCAGCGCGGCGGTTGCCATCCTCGTCGTCCTGGCCGCAATTGGCGGGATGGTGCCGATGCTGGTCGAGACGAATCCCGCCCCGAGCGAGGACCTGTACCGGATCGGCGTCGATTCCGGGAGTCCGTATTACCCAGCGGTGCAGGACGCGCCCGAGTTGCGAGCCGTCCCGACCGACGACGGAGCATTCCAAACCAGCGAGGTCGAGGTCCGCATCGTCGGAGAGACGCTTTCCGTTCGAGACACCGAAGCTGGGCGGGCGGCGGCGAGGGCGGTCCGTGAAGCCGTGGTGTCCTACAACGAGCGGCTGATGCGGACCGAATCCGACCAGGCGGCCGCGTTTCCGGTCCTCGTGACGCTTCGTTACGTTCCGCGGGACGTACCGTCCGTCGCCCTCGCCGACGCAGCCACAGGCGACAGGACCGATACTGTCTCGGAGGGAACGACCGACACCGCCTCCACGACTGCCACAGATTCGACCGACGGAGGCGTCGCTGATAGCGAGACGACCGGAGCTCCCGAGTCGCGGGCAACTGCGACTGCACCGCAAGACGAAGGGGGATTCGGTCCATTCGACGGGCTCCTCGGATCGCAGCAGACCGGTACGCCCACGTCGATATCCCCGCCGTTCCCACTTCGATCGCTCCTGCTCGCGTTCGTCTTTTTGCTCCCGTTTAACGTGGTCATTCAGGCGTATGGCAGTTCGGTGTTCGCCGAACGCATCGGTCGCCGTGGCGAACCACTGCTGGTTTCGCCAGCGACGAGAGGGGACATCATCGTCGGGAAGACGCTCCCGTATCTCGTCGGGGCCATCGGTATTACGGCCGTCATCGCCGCAGCCGTCGGCGGCGGCGTTCGGACCGTCGCCGCGATCGTGCCGCTCGCCGGGCTGTTTCTCGGGGCCACGTTCGTCGCGGGGATGCTCGCACGGTCGTACAAGGAACTCACGTTCCTGACAGTGACCATCTCCGTCGTCCTGACCGCGTACGCCTTCGTCCCGGCAGTATTCTCGCAGATCCATCCGATCGCCGCCATCTCCCCGCTCAGCGTGGTCGTCAACGATCTCGAATCGGTGCCGTTCGCGCCGGGCGCGTTCGCCCTCTCGACGCTCCCGGTGACCCTCGCCACGGCTGTGTTGTTCGTCTTCGGCGCCGGCATGCTCCAGGAAGAGCACATGTTCACGCGACGCGCGTTGCCGGCGAAAATCCTCGATGCGATGGCCGCGCCGCTGGGGGCCCCGTGGACCGTTGGTCTCTGGACCGCGCTCTACATTCCGTTCGTCTTCGTCGTGGAACTCTTCGTGGTGGCAAGCCTCTTCGTCCTCCCGGCGTCGAAATCGATCCCGGTCTTGCTCGCAGCTATCGCCGTCGTCGAAGAACTCGCGAAGAGCCTGCACGTGTTCGCCGGATTCGAGCGCGGCCGGTTTGCCGACACGGGGCGGGTTGCGATTACCCTCGGCGTACTATCTGGCGTCGGTTTCTTCATCGCGGAGAAGGTGATGGCCATCACCCAGCTCGTGGGGCTGCCCGAACTCGAGGTGGGTCGCGCAGCGTTCGGGCCGACCCTTGGGGGACTGTCGCCCGGGCTGCTCTTGCTCGCGCCGCTGGCCTTGCACGTCGGGACGGCAACCCTCTCCGCGATCGGCGCGGCCAGATCGCGCCGGGCGTACCTCCTCGGACTCACCGCCGCCATCGTCGTCCACGTTGGCTACAATCTCACGGTGGTGAGACTCCTTGCGTAG
- a CDS encoding heavy metal translocating P-type ATPase, which produces MRHASLELTGMSCANCSAAIEEALEELSGVDVASANFATDDGTVAYDPDRTSLTTVYDAIENAGYEAAKASISIGVSDMSCANCAETIADRLNETPGVLSATVNYATDEANVTYNPADVDRSDLYDAVEAAGYSPVRESEGQRRSDVDRRAASRDEEIRRQRRLVLFGAVLSAPLIGLMVGHLFVPSVVPETVGPVGINWIAFLFATPVQVVLGREFYGNAWTAVVHNRTANMDVLIALGSTTAYTYSVAVLLGIVAGGQYFDTAALILVFITLGNYLEARSKGQAGEAIQELLEMEAETASVIGPDGTERSVPLAEVQVGDLLKVRPGEKIPTDGEVIDGQSAVDESMVTGESVPVEKAPGDEVVGSTINENGVLTVQATKVGSETAIQQIVELVREAQSRQPAIQNTADRISAYFVPAVIVNAVIWGAVWYLFPAGLAGVVDALPLWGVVAGGPTVAGGGVSVFEFAIIVFASAVLIACPCALGLATPAATMVGTSIGARNGVLFKGGDVLERVRDVDAVVFDKTGTLTRGEMTLTDVVALDEQRKADGTSIDESFVLRMAAGAERGSEHPLATAIVDGATDRDLSMAEPSDFENVPGHGIRATVSGHEVLVGNRALLESEDVDVDSSIEPLESLESDGKTAMLVAVDDRVVGVIGVADEIEPSAERTVAALSDRGHDVWMITGDNERTARAVAQSIGIKASNVVAGVLPADKASAIEEIQDEGRDAMMVGDGVNDAPALAAASVGAAIGSGTDVAIEAGDVTLVRDDPYDVVKTIRISEATLAKIRQNLFWALGYNTVMIPLASLGLLQPVLAAAAMAFSSVSVLTNSLLFRRYVPDVDYQLFGRARTTSIEPETP; this is translated from the coding sequence ATGCGCCACGCCAGCCTGGAATTGACCGGCATGAGCTGTGCGAACTGCTCGGCTGCCATCGAAGAGGCACTGGAAGAACTGTCGGGCGTGGATGTGGCGTCGGCAAACTTCGCGACCGACGATGGGACTGTTGCGTACGACCCGGATCGCACCAGCCTGACCACAGTCTACGATGCAATCGAGAACGCCGGCTACGAGGCGGCAAAAGCGTCCATCTCGATCGGCGTCAGCGACATGTCCTGTGCGAACTGCGCGGAGACCATCGCCGACCGTCTCAACGAAACGCCGGGGGTCCTCTCGGCCACCGTCAACTACGCGACCGACGAGGCGAACGTCACGTACAATCCTGCGGACGTGGATCGATCCGACCTGTACGACGCCGTCGAAGCGGCCGGCTATTCCCCAGTACGGGAATCTGAGGGCCAAAGGCGTTCCGACGTCGACAGACGGGCAGCCTCACGCGACGAGGAGATCCGGCGGCAACGTCGGCTCGTCCTGTTCGGTGCGGTGCTATCGGCCCCGCTGATCGGTCTCATGGTCGGCCACCTGTTTGTCCCGTCGGTCGTCCCCGAGACCGTCGGTCCTGTCGGCATCAACTGGATCGCGTTCCTGTTCGCCACGCCCGTCCAGGTGGTCCTCGGCCGCGAGTTCTACGGAAACGCCTGGACAGCGGTCGTACACAACCGGACCGCGAACATGGACGTACTCATCGCGCTCGGGTCGACGACGGCGTATACCTACAGCGTCGCGGTCCTGCTCGGGATCGTCGCCGGCGGCCAGTACTTCGACACGGCGGCGCTCATCCTCGTGTTCATCACGCTGGGAAACTACCTGGAGGCGCGCTCGAAGGGTCAGGCAGGAGAGGCGATCCAGGAACTGCTCGAGATGGAAGCGGAGACCGCGTCCGTGATCGGACCGGACGGAACGGAACGATCGGTCCCACTCGCGGAGGTTCAGGTGGGCGACCTCCTGAAAGTCAGGCCCGGCGAGAAGATTCCGACGGACGGTGAGGTGATCGACGGGCAGAGCGCCGTCGACGAGTCGATGGTGACCGGCGAGTCGGTCCCCGTCGAAAAGGCACCGGGCGACGAAGTCGTCGGCTCCACCATCAACGAGAACGGCGTCTTGACGGTACAGGCAACGAAGGTCGGCTCCGAGACCGCCATCCAGCAGATCGTCGAACTCGTGCGGGAGGCCCAGTCGCGCCAGCCAGCGATCCAGAACACGGCCGATCGGATCAGCGCGTACTTCGTTCCCGCCGTCATCGTGAACGCGGTGATCTGGGGAGCGGTGTGGTACCTGTTCCCTGCAGGCCTCGCGGGGGTCGTCGACGCGCTTCCCCTGTGGGGAGTCGTGGCAGGGGGTCCGACTGTCGCGGGTGGTGGCGTCTCGGTCTTCGAGTTCGCCATCATCGTCTTCGCCAGCGCCGTCCTCATCGCCTGTCCGTGCGCGCTCGGGCTCGCGACGCCGGCGGCGACGATGGTCGGCACGAGCATCGGCGCTCGGAACGGCGTCCTCTTCAAGGGTGGGGACGTCCTCGAACGGGTTCGGGACGTGGACGCGGTCGTCTTCGACAAGACCGGAACGCTCACCCGTGGCGAGATGACGCTCACGGACGTCGTTGCGCTCGACGAACAGCGAAAAGCGGACGGAACGAGTATCGACGAATCGTTCGTCCTCCGGATGGCTGCGGGCGCGGAACGCGGTAGCGAACACCCCCTGGCTACGGCAATCGTGGATGGTGCAACGGACCGCGACCTGTCGATGGCCGAACCGTCGGACTTCGAAAACGTTCCGGGGCACGGAATCCGCGCCACCGTCTCGGGCCACGAGGTCCTCGTGGGCAATCGCGCCCTGCTCGAATCGGAAGACGTCGACGTCGATTCGTCGATCGAACCGCTGGAATCACTCGAATCGGACGGGAAGACCGCAATGCTCGTGGCCGTCGACGATCGGGTCGTAGGTGTCATCGGGGTGGCCGACGAGATTGAACCCTCCGCGGAGCGGACAGTTGCGGCCCTCTCCGATCGGGGCCACGACGTCTGGATGATTACGGGCGACAACGAGCGGACGGCGCGTGCGGTCGCCCAGTCGATCGGCATCAAGGCCTCGAACGTCGTGGCGGGAGTTCTCCCGGCGGACAAGGCGAGCGCAATCGAGGAAATACAGGACGAGGGCCGGGACGCGATGATGGTGGGCGACGGCGTCAACGACGCCCCCGCGCTCGCCGCGGCGTCGGTCGGAGCCGCCATCGGCAGCGGAACGGACGTGGCCATCGAGGCCGGGGACGTCACGCTCGTTCGCGACGATCCGTACGACGTCGTGAAGACGATCCGTATCTCCGAGGCGACCCTCGCGAAGATCAGACAGAACCTGTTCTGGGCACTCGGGTACAACACGGTGATGATTCCGCTGGCTTCGCTCGGACTGCTCCAGCCGGTGCTCGCCGCGGCTGCCATGGCGTTCTCGAGCGTGAGCGTGCTCACCAATAGTCTCCTGTTTCGACGGTACGTCCCCGACGTCGACTACCAGCTCTTCGGTCGGGCGCGGACAACGTCGATCGAACCCGAAACGCCCTAA
- a CDS encoding heavy-metal-associated domain-containing protein, with product MSITVTVSDMSCDGCEEIVENAVSEVNGVESVEADSDAETVTVEGSDDVEAIMEAIDFAGYSPSRESTEGDEEDADTTGADEDEA from the coding sequence ATGTCGATTACCGTTACCGTCTCGGACATGTCCTGCGACGGCTGTGAAGAGATCGTCGAAAACGCCGTATCGGAGGTCAACGGCGTCGAATCTGTCGAAGCCGATAGTGACGCAGAGACGGTCACCGTCGAGGGATCCGACGATGTCGAAGCGATCATGGAAGCCATCGATTTCGCGGGCTATTCGCCGTCCCGGGAATCCACGGAAGGGGACGAAGAGGACGCCGACACGACCGGGGCGGACGAAGACGAAGCGTAA
- a CDS encoding AsnC family transcriptional regulator has product MRDLDDTDVEILRLLIEDGRRPYREIADEVGLSAPAVSDRVTRLRDQGVIRRFTVALDREQLREGTPVLVTLRVDPTNLESVRQTLRDHEAVEHVFVTVESRLIVQANAPSNVREWLLSVVDPEDLGAVEVDLLSDAEWTPTVGATEFALTCDECGNRVTSEGVTARFDGEVKQFCCPSCEARYRETYEELAGDV; this is encoded by the coding sequence ATGCGCGATCTCGACGATACCGACGTCGAAATCCTCCGACTGCTCATCGAGGACGGGCGACGACCGTATCGGGAAATCGCCGACGAGGTGGGACTGTCTGCACCGGCCGTCTCGGATCGGGTGACGCGGCTCCGCGATCAGGGAGTCATTCGTCGGTTCACGGTCGCCCTCGACAGGGAACAGCTTCGTGAGGGGACGCCGGTACTCGTCACTCTTCGGGTGGATCCGACGAACCTCGAGTCCGTCCGTCAGACGTTGCGGGACCACGAGGCCGTCGAACACGTCTTCGTGACCGTCGAGTCCCGACTGATCGTCCAGGCGAACGCTCCATCGAACGTCCGAGAGTGGCTGCTCTCGGTCGTCGATCCCGAGGACCTCGGGGCGGTGGAGGTGGACCTCCTCAGCGACGCGGAGTGGACGCCGACCGTCGGCGCCACGGAATTTGCACTCACCTGCGACGAATGCGGGAATCGGGTGACGTCTGAGGGGGTTACCGCTCGGTTCGACGGCGAGGTGAAGCAGTTCTGCTGTCCGTCCTGCGAGGCACGATACCGGGAAACGTACGAGGAGCTCGCTGGCGACGTCTGA